In Coffea eugenioides isolate CCC68of unplaced genomic scaffold, Ceug_1.0 ScVebR1_2484;HRSCAF=3516, whole genome shotgun sequence, a single window of DNA contains:
- the LOC113756776 gene encoding mediator of RNA polymerase II transcription subunit 15a-like isoform X3, with translation MDSNSWRAPQGQMAQGPPQGGQVGGSGEVSAVPNPAPPATIDSGDWRTQLQADSRQRIVNKICAHMCRMETLKRHLPFSGQEGLQELKKIAVRFEEKIYTAATSQSDYLRKISLKMLTMETKSQNPMANPLQANAANASKNPPDQAVHGMQSQIHNQPLPMPVVSSQSQSRQQLLPQNMQTNMTSTGVQNSAILASTLPTAGNLQQAPMPNIGQNSNLQNMQSVPSVSQNPVGSSMGQVMPSNVFTNSQRQMQARQQQVVPLQQHQQTQNPQHYLYQQQLQHQYMKQKLQQGGGMAQPLMQSHIQQQQQQQQQNLLQPTQIQTSQQAVMQPSVMQSAPLSGLQQNQQSSMQQVTQPVIQQQSQAVLRQQQQQQQQQQQQSQQASMLHQQQTSMAQQPLLPAAQQPQQQQQQLIGQQPGATNIQHNQLIGQQNSMPDMQQQQQRLIGQQNNMQQQQQLIGQQNSLSSMHQQQLAPQSSVSGLHQQSMLGTQPGNSALPTSQHSVIMLQQSKVAVQQQMQQNATALLPSQNQQPQQPQQQMVSQIQAQPGGLQHMQQQSNALQRDMQQKIQPTGSLLQQQNVVEQQKQLFQPQRAHPEASSTSLDSTAQTGNASGGDWQEEVYQKIKSMKDMYFLELNDMYMKIAGKLQQHDSLPQQPRNEQIEKLKFFKLMLERLIGFLRCTKNDIQISHKEKLASIEKQIINILSTNRPRRPVSLQQVQLAQQQMSNMQHSQPQTQIPQMQPQENQMNQQMQPMNVQSSITPMQPNSLTSLQQNTLSSVPPVSNLQQNLMSTLQPASTLDPGQSNTHPLQQVAISSLQQNTASGPQTMNINSLSSQSGMTALQSNLINALQPNSTMIHNQQLKQQEQQMLQTQQLKQQLHPRQLQQQLLQRQQLMQQQQQQQQQQLQQQPQQHQQMKPQQQPSQLPGHQMSPLHQVTDSSDLKVRPQISVKTGVFQQHHTNSQRAAYHHQQLKSGSPFPISSPQVLQAASPQVPPHASPQIDQQSMQTSIAKTGTPLQAANSPFVVPSPSTPLAPSPMPSESEKLNSGISSLSNAGNIGPSHATTVSAAAQSLAIGTPGISASPLLAEFTSLDGAHVNTSTALPCKPHTVEKPHERLIKAVQSISNKALVASVDDISSVVSMVDRIAGSAPGNGSRAAVGEDLVAMTKCRLQARNFFTQDGPTGTKKMRRSTSAMPSNVVSSVGSVNDSMRQLNSSDAFELESTATSSIRRPRNEANHALVEEIHEINRHLIDTVVDISDEDVDPIAVAAADGGEGTIVKCSFSAVALSPNLKSQYASARMSPIQPLRLLIPTNYPDSSPILLDKYPVEVSKEYEDLSIKARSKFSISLRSLSQPMSLSEMARTWDICARAVISEFAQQSGGGTFSSKYGTWENCVSAV, from the exons ATGGATAGCAACAGTTGGAGGGCGCCTCAAGGCCAGATGGCTCAGGGTCCTCCTCAAGGTGGTCAAGTAGGCGGCAGTGGAGAAGTATCGGCTGTCCCAAATCCAGCTCCGCCCGCTACTATTGACAGCGGCGATTGGAGGACTCAACTCCAAGCTGATTCTCGTCAAAGAATCGTAAATAAGAT ATGTGCTCACATGTGCAGAATGGAGACTTTGAAGAGGCATCTGCCATTCTCTGGACAAGAGGGACTGCAAGAACTTAAGAAAATTGCTGTGAGGTTTGAGGAAAAGATTTATACTGCAGCAACTAGCCAG TCAGATTATTTGAGAAAGATATCTTTGAAGATGCTGACAATGGAAACTAAGTCCCAAAATCCCATGGCTAATCCTTTACAAGCTAATGCTGCCAATGCAAGCAAAAATCCTCCAGACCAAG CTGTCCATGGCATGCAATCCCAAATTCATAACCAGCCACTTCCCATGCCAGTGGTGAGCAGCCAATCACAATCCCGACAACAGCTGTTACCACAAAACATGCAGACTAATATGACATCAACTGGAGTCCAGAATTCTGCTATTTTGGCTTCTACACTTCCAACTGCTGGTAATTTGCAGCAGGCTCCCATGCCTAATATTGGTCAGAACTCCAATTTGCAGAACATGCAGAGTGTTCCCAGTGTTTCTCAGAACCCAGTAGGGAGTTCCATGGGACAGGTGATGCCTTCAAATGTTTTCACTAATTCTCAAAGACAGATGCAGGCTAGACAACAACAGGTTGTTCCCTTGCAGCAACACCAGCAGACACAGAATCCACAGCATTATCTTTATCAACAACAGCTGCAGCATCAGTACATGAAACAAAAGTTACAACAAGGAGGAGGAATGGCACAGCCCCTTATGCAATCTCATAtccagcagcagcagcagcagcagcagcaaaatCTTTTGCAACCAACTCAAATTCAAACCTCCCAGCAAGCTGTTATGCAGCCATCTGTAATGCAGTCAGCTCCTCTATCTGGCCTCCAGCAGAATCAACAGTCTTCTATGCAACAAGTGACTCAACCAGTAATTCAGCAGCAGTCTCAAGCAGTTTTGAGGCAGCAGCAACAGCAACAGCAACAACAGCAGCAACAGTCGCAACAGGCTTCCATGTTGCATCAGCAGCAAACCTCCATGGCTCAACAGCCATTACTGCCTGCAGCACAGCAGCCACAGCAACAACAGCAGCAGCTGATTGGGCAGCAGCCTGGTGCTACAAATATTCAACACAACCAGCTCATTGGCCAACAGAATAGCATGCCTGATATGCAGCAACAGCAACAAAGGCTGATAGGCCAGCAGAACAAtatgcagcagcagcagcagctaaTAGGTCAACAGAACAGCCTTTCGAGTATGCATCAACAACAATTGGCCCCTCAAAGTAGCGTTTCTGGGCTCCATCAGCAGTCAATGCTAGGGACTCAACCTGGTAACTCTGCCCTGCCAACAAGTCAGCATTCTGTCATCATGTTACAGCAATCTAAGGTTGCGGTACAGCAACAAATGCAGCAGAATGCAACAGCATTGCTACCAAGCCAAAATCAACAGCCACAGCAACCGCAGCAACAGATGGTATCACAGATTCAAGCACAACCAGGGGGCCTACAACATATGCAGCAGCAGTCAAATGCGTTGCAAAGAGATATGCAGCAAAAGATTCAACCTACAGGTTCTTTGCTTCAACAGCAGAATGTTGTAGAACAGCAGAAGCAGTTATTTCAGCCACAAAGAGCCCATCCTGAGGCATCATCAA CTTCGTTAGATTCAACAGCTCAGACGGGGAATGCAAGTGGTGGAGATTGGCAGGAGGAGGTTTATCAAAAG attaaatccatgaaggacatGTATTTCCTGGAATTAAATGACATGTAcatgaaaattgctggaaagCTGCAACAG CATGATTCTCTTCCTCAACAACCGAGAAATGAGCAGATTGAAAAGCTCAAATTCTTTAAGCTCATGCTGGAACGCCTAATAGGATTCTTGCGATGTACCAAGAATGACATTCAGATCAGTCACAAGGAGAAGTTGGCTTCCATTGAAAAACAGATAATCAATATTCTTTCTACAAATCGGCCCCGGAGGCCCGTTTCTTTGCAACAAGTGCAACTTGCCCAACAGCAAATGTCCAACATGCAGCACTCTCAGCCTCAGACTCAAATTCCTCAAATGCAGCCCCAGGAAAATCAAATGAACCAACAGATGCAGCCAATGAATGTACAGAGTTCCATAACACCAATGCAGCCAAATAGCTTGACCAGCCTGCAACAGAACACATTGTCCTCTGTGCCACCAGTTTCGAATTTGCAACAGAATCTGATGAGTACCCTACAGCCTGCTTCGACTTTGGACCCAGGACAAAGTAATACTCACCCGTTGCAGCAGGTAGCTATAAGCTCTTTACAGCAGAATACTGCCAGTGGTCCTCAAACAATGAACATAAATTCTTTATCATCGCAAAGTGGCATGACTGCGCTGCAATCAAACCTCATTAATGCTCTACAGCCTAATTCGACTATGATTCATAACCAGCAGCTAAAACAACAGGAGCAGCAAATGTTGCAAACCCAGCAATTGAAACAACAATTGCATCCCCGTCAGCTGCAGCAGCAGCTTTTGCAAAGACAACAGCTAATGCAacaacagcagcagcaacaacaaCAGCAGCTGCAGCAGCAACCACAACAGCACCAACAAATGAAGCCACAGCAGCAGCCTTCACAGCTGCCTGGACACCAAATGTCACCACTACATCAGGTAACTGATTCAAGTGACTTGAAGGTGAGACCGCAGATAAGTGTTAAAACAGGTGTTTTCCAGCAACACCATACCAACAGCCAGCGAGCGGCGTATCATCACCAACAGTTGAAGTCGGGAAGCCCATTTCCTATTTCTTCACCACAAGTCCTTCAGGCAGCATCGCCTCAGGTTCCCCCGCATGCTTCCCCTCAAATTGATCAGCAGAGTATGCAGACGTCTATAGCAAAAACTGGAACTCCACTGCAGGCTGCAAATTCACCCTTTGTGGTCCCATCTCCTTCGACTCCCTTGGCTCCATCACCTATGCCTAGCGAGTCAGAAAAACTAAATTCTGGCATTTCATCCCTCTCAAATGCTGGAAATATTGGACCCTCGCATGCAACTACTGTGTCTGCAGCAGCCCAATCACTAGCAATTGGCACTCCTGGGATATCAGCTTCGCCATTGCTTGCAGAATTTACGAGTTTGGATGGAGCTCATGTCAACACATCAACTGCATTGCCCTGCAAGCCACATACTGTAGAGAAGCCACATGAACGGTTGATTAAAGCG GTacaatcaatttcaaataaaGCATTGGTTGCCTCCGTTGATGATATAAGCTCAGTTGTCAGTATGGTTGATAGGATAGCTGGATCTGCACCAGGCAATGGATCAAGAGCTGCTGTTGGTGAGGATTTGGTCGCAATGACAAAATGTCGCTTGCAAGCAAGAAACTTTTTCACACAAGATGGACCGACTGGAACAAAGAAAATGAGGCGCTCTACGAGTGCAATGCCTTCCAATGTTGTTTCATCTGTTGGTAGTGTGAATGACAGTATGAGGCAGTTAAACAGTTCTGATGCCTTTGAATTGGAATCCACAGCTACATCAAGTATCAGAAGGCCAAGGAATGAG GCCAACCATGCCCTTGTGGAAGAGATACATGAGATAAATCGACACCTCATAGATACTGTGGTTGATATCAGCGATGAAGATGTTGATCCAATTGCAGTAGCTGCAGCTGATGGTGGTGAAGGGACCATTGTCAAGTGCTCTTTCAGTGCTGTAGCTCTTAGCCCAAACCTGAAATCACAGTATGCTTCAGCACGGATG TCACCAATTCAGCCTCTGCGATTGCTCATTCCAACTAATTATCCTGATTCCTCTCCTATACTCTTGGACAAGTATCCTGTTGAAGTTAG TAAAGAGTATGAAGATCTTTCTATTAAAGCCAGGTCCAAGTTCAGTATATCACTGAGAAGTCTTTCACAGCCTATGTCACTTTCGGAGATGGCAAGGACGTGGGACATTTGTGCTCGTGCAGTTATTTCAGAATTTGCACAACAAAGTGGTGGAGGAACTTTCAGCTCAAAATATGGGACTTGGGAGAACTGTGTGAGTGCAGTTTAG
- the LOC113756776 gene encoding mediator of RNA polymerase II transcription subunit 15a-like isoform X4 produces the protein MDSNSWRAPQGQMAQGPPQGGQVGGSGEVSAVPNPAPPATIDSGDWRTQLQADSRQRIVNKIMETLKRHLPFSGQEGLQELKKIAVRFEEKIYTAATSQSDYLRKISLKMLTMETKSQNPMANPLQANAANASKNPPDQAVHGMQSQIHNQPLPMPVVSSQSQSRQQLLPQNMQTNMTSTGVQNSAILASTLPTAGNLQQAPMPNIGQNSNLQNMQSVPSVSQNPVGSSMGQVMPSNVFTNSQRQMQARQQQVVPLQQHQQTQNPQHYLYQQQLQHQYMKQKLQQGGGMAQPLMQSHIQQQQQQQQQNLLQPTQIQTSQQAVMQPSVMQSAPLSGLQQNQQSSMQQVTQPVIQQQSQAVLRQQQQQQQQQQQQSQQASMLHQQQTSMAQQPLLPAAQQPQQQQQQLIGQQPGATNIQHNQLIGQQNSMPDMQQQQQRLIGQQNNMQQQQQLIGQQNSLSSMHQQQLAPQSSVSGLHQQSMLGTQPGNSALPTSQHSVIMLQQSKVAVQQQMQQNATALLPSQNQQPQQPQQQMVSQIQAQPGGLQHMQQQSNALQRDMQQKIQPTGSLLQQQNVVEQQKQLFQPQRAHPEASSTSLDSTAQTGNASGGDWQEEVYQKIKSMKDMYFLELNDMYMKIAGKLQQHDSLPQQPRNEQIEKLKFFKLMLERLIGFLRCTKNDIQISHKEKLASIEKQIINILSTNRPRRPVSLQQVQLAQQQMSNMQHSQPQTQIPQMQPQENQMNQQMQPMNVQSSITPMQPNSLTSLQQNTLSSVPPVSNLQQNLMSTLQPASTLDPGQSNTHPLQQVAISSLQQNTASGPQTMNINSLSSQSGMTALQSNLINALQPNSTMIHNQQLKQQEQQMLQTQQLKQQLHPRQLQQQLLQRQQLMQQQQQQQQQQLQQQPQQHQQMKPQQQPSQLPGHQMSPLHQVTDSSDLKVRPQISVKTGVFQQHHTNSQRAAYHHQQLKSGSPFPISSPQVLQAASPQVPPHASPQIDQQSMQTSIAKTGTPLQAANSPFVVPSPSTPLAPSPMPSESEKLNSGISSLSNAGNIGPSHATTVSAAAQSLAIGTPGISASPLLAEFTSLDGAHVNTSTALPCKPHTVEKPHERLIKAVQSISNKALVASVDDISSVVSMVDRIAGSAPGNGSRAAVGEDLVAMTKCRLQARNFFTQDGPTGTKKMRRSTSAMPSNVVSSVGSVNDSMRQLNSSDAFELESTATSSIRRPRNEANHALVEEIHEINRHLIDTVVDISDEDVDPIAVAAADGGEGTIVKCSFSAVALSPNLKSQYASARMSPIQPLRLLIPTNYPDSSPILLDKYPVEVSKEYEDLSIKARSKFSISLRSLSQPMSLSEMARTWDICARAVISEFAQQSGGGTFSSKYGTWENCVSAV, from the exons ATGGATAGCAACAGTTGGAGGGCGCCTCAAGGCCAGATGGCTCAGGGTCCTCCTCAAGGTGGTCAAGTAGGCGGCAGTGGAGAAGTATCGGCTGTCCCAAATCCAGCTCCGCCCGCTACTATTGACAGCGGCGATTGGAGGACTCAACTCCAAGCTGATTCTCGTCAAAGAATCGTAAATAAGAT AATGGAGACTTTGAAGAGGCATCTGCCATTCTCTGGACAAGAGGGACTGCAAGAACTTAAGAAAATTGCTGTGAGGTTTGAGGAAAAGATTTATACTGCAGCAACTAGCCAG TCAGATTATTTGAGAAAGATATCTTTGAAGATGCTGACAATGGAAACTAAGTCCCAAAATCCCATGGCTAATCCTTTACAAGCTAATGCTGCCAATGCAAGCAAAAATCCTCCAGACCAAG CTGTCCATGGCATGCAATCCCAAATTCATAACCAGCCACTTCCCATGCCAGTGGTGAGCAGCCAATCACAATCCCGACAACAGCTGTTACCACAAAACATGCAGACTAATATGACATCAACTGGAGTCCAGAATTCTGCTATTTTGGCTTCTACACTTCCAACTGCTGGTAATTTGCAGCAGGCTCCCATGCCTAATATTGGTCAGAACTCCAATTTGCAGAACATGCAGAGTGTTCCCAGTGTTTCTCAGAACCCAGTAGGGAGTTCCATGGGACAGGTGATGCCTTCAAATGTTTTCACTAATTCTCAAAGACAGATGCAGGCTAGACAACAACAGGTTGTTCCCTTGCAGCAACACCAGCAGACACAGAATCCACAGCATTATCTTTATCAACAACAGCTGCAGCATCAGTACATGAAACAAAAGTTACAACAAGGAGGAGGAATGGCACAGCCCCTTATGCAATCTCATAtccagcagcagcagcagcagcagcagcaaaatCTTTTGCAACCAACTCAAATTCAAACCTCCCAGCAAGCTGTTATGCAGCCATCTGTAATGCAGTCAGCTCCTCTATCTGGCCTCCAGCAGAATCAACAGTCTTCTATGCAACAAGTGACTCAACCAGTAATTCAGCAGCAGTCTCAAGCAGTTTTGAGGCAGCAGCAACAGCAACAGCAACAACAGCAGCAACAGTCGCAACAGGCTTCCATGTTGCATCAGCAGCAAACCTCCATGGCTCAACAGCCATTACTGCCTGCAGCACAGCAGCCACAGCAACAACAGCAGCAGCTGATTGGGCAGCAGCCTGGTGCTACAAATATTCAACACAACCAGCTCATTGGCCAACAGAATAGCATGCCTGATATGCAGCAACAGCAACAAAGGCTGATAGGCCAGCAGAACAAtatgcagcagcagcagcagctaaTAGGTCAACAGAACAGCCTTTCGAGTATGCATCAACAACAATTGGCCCCTCAAAGTAGCGTTTCTGGGCTCCATCAGCAGTCAATGCTAGGGACTCAACCTGGTAACTCTGCCCTGCCAACAAGTCAGCATTCTGTCATCATGTTACAGCAATCTAAGGTTGCGGTACAGCAACAAATGCAGCAGAATGCAACAGCATTGCTACCAAGCCAAAATCAACAGCCACAGCAACCGCAGCAACAGATGGTATCACAGATTCAAGCACAACCAGGGGGCCTACAACATATGCAGCAGCAGTCAAATGCGTTGCAAAGAGATATGCAGCAAAAGATTCAACCTACAGGTTCTTTGCTTCAACAGCAGAATGTTGTAGAACAGCAGAAGCAGTTATTTCAGCCACAAAGAGCCCATCCTGAGGCATCATCAA CTTCGTTAGATTCAACAGCTCAGACGGGGAATGCAAGTGGTGGAGATTGGCAGGAGGAGGTTTATCAAAAG attaaatccatgaaggacatGTATTTCCTGGAATTAAATGACATGTAcatgaaaattgctggaaagCTGCAACAG CATGATTCTCTTCCTCAACAACCGAGAAATGAGCAGATTGAAAAGCTCAAATTCTTTAAGCTCATGCTGGAACGCCTAATAGGATTCTTGCGATGTACCAAGAATGACATTCAGATCAGTCACAAGGAGAAGTTGGCTTCCATTGAAAAACAGATAATCAATATTCTTTCTACAAATCGGCCCCGGAGGCCCGTTTCTTTGCAACAAGTGCAACTTGCCCAACAGCAAATGTCCAACATGCAGCACTCTCAGCCTCAGACTCAAATTCCTCAAATGCAGCCCCAGGAAAATCAAATGAACCAACAGATGCAGCCAATGAATGTACAGAGTTCCATAACACCAATGCAGCCAAATAGCTTGACCAGCCTGCAACAGAACACATTGTCCTCTGTGCCACCAGTTTCGAATTTGCAACAGAATCTGATGAGTACCCTACAGCCTGCTTCGACTTTGGACCCAGGACAAAGTAATACTCACCCGTTGCAGCAGGTAGCTATAAGCTCTTTACAGCAGAATACTGCCAGTGGTCCTCAAACAATGAACATAAATTCTTTATCATCGCAAAGTGGCATGACTGCGCTGCAATCAAACCTCATTAATGCTCTACAGCCTAATTCGACTATGATTCATAACCAGCAGCTAAAACAACAGGAGCAGCAAATGTTGCAAACCCAGCAATTGAAACAACAATTGCATCCCCGTCAGCTGCAGCAGCAGCTTTTGCAAAGACAACAGCTAATGCAacaacagcagcagcaacaacaaCAGCAGCTGCAGCAGCAACCACAACAGCACCAACAAATGAAGCCACAGCAGCAGCCTTCACAGCTGCCTGGACACCAAATGTCACCACTACATCAGGTAACTGATTCAAGTGACTTGAAGGTGAGACCGCAGATAAGTGTTAAAACAGGTGTTTTCCAGCAACACCATACCAACAGCCAGCGAGCGGCGTATCATCACCAACAGTTGAAGTCGGGAAGCCCATTTCCTATTTCTTCACCACAAGTCCTTCAGGCAGCATCGCCTCAGGTTCCCCCGCATGCTTCCCCTCAAATTGATCAGCAGAGTATGCAGACGTCTATAGCAAAAACTGGAACTCCACTGCAGGCTGCAAATTCACCCTTTGTGGTCCCATCTCCTTCGACTCCCTTGGCTCCATCACCTATGCCTAGCGAGTCAGAAAAACTAAATTCTGGCATTTCATCCCTCTCAAATGCTGGAAATATTGGACCCTCGCATGCAACTACTGTGTCTGCAGCAGCCCAATCACTAGCAATTGGCACTCCTGGGATATCAGCTTCGCCATTGCTTGCAGAATTTACGAGTTTGGATGGAGCTCATGTCAACACATCAACTGCATTGCCCTGCAAGCCACATACTGTAGAGAAGCCACATGAACGGTTGATTAAAGCG GTacaatcaatttcaaataaaGCATTGGTTGCCTCCGTTGATGATATAAGCTCAGTTGTCAGTATGGTTGATAGGATAGCTGGATCTGCACCAGGCAATGGATCAAGAGCTGCTGTTGGTGAGGATTTGGTCGCAATGACAAAATGTCGCTTGCAAGCAAGAAACTTTTTCACACAAGATGGACCGACTGGAACAAAGAAAATGAGGCGCTCTACGAGTGCAATGCCTTCCAATGTTGTTTCATCTGTTGGTAGTGTGAATGACAGTATGAGGCAGTTAAACAGTTCTGATGCCTTTGAATTGGAATCCACAGCTACATCAAGTATCAGAAGGCCAAGGAATGAG GCCAACCATGCCCTTGTGGAAGAGATACATGAGATAAATCGACACCTCATAGATACTGTGGTTGATATCAGCGATGAAGATGTTGATCCAATTGCAGTAGCTGCAGCTGATGGTGGTGAAGGGACCATTGTCAAGTGCTCTTTCAGTGCTGTAGCTCTTAGCCCAAACCTGAAATCACAGTATGCTTCAGCACGGATG TCACCAATTCAGCCTCTGCGATTGCTCATTCCAACTAATTATCCTGATTCCTCTCCTATACTCTTGGACAAGTATCCTGTTGAAGTTAG TAAAGAGTATGAAGATCTTTCTATTAAAGCCAGGTCCAAGTTCAGTATATCACTGAGAAGTCTTTCACAGCCTATGTCACTTTCGGAGATGGCAAGGACGTGGGACATTTGTGCTCGTGCAGTTATTTCAGAATTTGCACAACAAAGTGGTGGAGGAACTTTCAGCTCAAAATATGGGACTTGGGAGAACTGTGTGAGTGCAGTTTAG